In the genome of Ctenopharyngodon idella isolate HZGC_01 chromosome 19, HZGC01, whole genome shotgun sequence, one region contains:
- the scamp3 gene encoding secretory carrier-associated membrane protein 3 has product MSKYTTFPDSTDDHNPFQDPSVTQHSSNTGYATLDLYNPFDNNIPEAPPPYEATSPAAPPALTPPTRTTPTEPRNYGSNGTQSAVNATTADLLRKQEELERKAKELERRERELNAHALGSGATRQDNWPPLPSFCPVKPCFYQDINVEISQNFQRTVRTMYYYWMFTACTLLFNLISCLALFCGQPSNTSAPVGFGFAILWFLLFTPCSFLCWYRPVYKAFRSDSSFNFFAFFFIFFAQLVLYVIMAIGIPGWGFSGWIVSLAAFRENSKAVGAIMMISSVLFTAQASMGVILLKRVHSMYRKTEASFEKAQAEFATGVLSNQAVRQAATNATVSAAQGAFTAPR; this is encoded by the exons ATGTCAAAATACACCACTTTTCCTGATTCAACCGATGATCATAATCCATTTCAG GATCCATCAGTGACTCAGCACAGCAGCAACACTGGCTATGCCACGCTGGACCTCTACAACCCATTTGACAACAACATACCAGAG GCTCCACCTCCATATGAAGCCACATCTCCTGCTGCACCTCCTGCCCTAACGCCTCCCACCAGGACCACGCCCACTGAGCCCAGGAATTATGGATCCAATGGAACACAG TCTGCAGTAAATGCCACCACAGCAGATCTGTTGAGGAAGCAGGAGGAACTAGAAAGAAAAGCAAAGGAGctggagagaagagagagagagctgaatGCCCATGCACTTGGGTCCGGAGCCA CTCGTCAGGATAATTGGCCCCCATTGCCCTCCTTCTGCCCGGTGAAACCGTGTTTCTATCAGGACATTAATGTGGAGATCAGCCAAAACTTCCAGCGCACTGTCAGAACCATGTACTATTACTGGATGT TCACAGCATGCACTTTGCTCTTTAACCTCATCTCCTGTTTGGCTCTGTTCTGTGGGCAACCCAGTAATACTTCGGCACCGGTTGGCTTCGGTTTTGCCATCCTTTGGTTTCTCCTCTTCACCCCCTGCTCCTTCCTCTGTTGGTATAGGCCTGTGTACAAAGCCTTCAG GAGTGACAGTTCCTTCAACTTCTTTGCCTTTTTCTTTATCTTCTTCGCCCAACTGGTGCTTTATGTTATCATGGCTATCGGTATCCCTGGCTGGGGCTTCAG TGGGTGGATCGTGAGTTTAGCCGCTTTTAGAGAGAACAGCAAGGCAGTGGGTGCGATTATGATGATCAGTTCTGTGCTCTTCACCGCTCAGGCGTCCATGGGAGTGATTTTGCTCAAGAGG GTTCATTCCATGTACAGGAAGACTGAAGCGAGCTTTGAGAAGGCCCAGGCTGAGTTTGCTACCGGTGTGCTTTCCAATCAGGCAGTGCGCCAGGCAGCCACCAATGCCACCGTTTCTGCCGCACAGGGCGCCTTCACTGCACCCCGGTAG